One Pan paniscus chromosome 16, NHGRI_mPanPan1-v2.0_pri, whole genome shotgun sequence DNA segment encodes these proteins:
- the LOC100975965 gene encoding putative golgin subfamily A member 8I produces MAEETQHNKLAAAKKKLKEYWQKNSPRVPAGANRNRKTNDSIPETATSGGCQSPADSATGFHREGPTSSATLKDLESPCQEQAVVLDSRSVEIGQLKNTIKSLKQQKKQVEHQLEEEKKANNKKQKAKRVLEVQIQTLNIQKEELNTDLYHMKRSLRYFEEKSKDLAVRLQHSLQRKGELESVLSDVMATQKKKANQLSGPSKARTEWKLEQSMREEALLKAQLTQLKESFQQLQLERHEYAEHLKGERARWQQRMRKMSQEICTLKKQKQQDMRRVEKLERSLSKLKNQMAEPLPPEPPAVPSEVELQHLRKELERVAGELQAQVKNNQHMSLLNRQQEERIREQEDRLWKQEERLQEQHEKLQQLAKPQSVFEEPNNENKSALQLEQQVKELQEKLGEEHLEAASQQNQQLTAQLSLMALPGEGHGGEHLDSEGEEAPQPMPSVPEDLENREAMSSFMDHLEEKADLSELVKKKELCFIRHWRERCHQKIHHLLSEPGGRAKDAALGGGHHQAGAQGGDEGEAAGAAADGIAAYSNYNNGHRKFLAAAHNPADEPGPGAPASQELGAADKHGDLCEVSLTSSAQGEAREDPLLDKPTAQPIVQDHQEHPGLGSNCCVPFFRWARLPRRRR; encoded by the exons ATGGCAGAAGAAACTCAACACAACAAATTGGCTGCAgccaagaaaaag TTAAAAGAATATTGGCAGAAAAACAGCCCTAGAGTTCCAGCAGGAGCGAACAGGAACAGGAAAACAAATGACAGTATCCCTGAGACAGCcacttctggtggttgccagTCACCTGCGGAT TCAGCAACAGGTTTCCACAGGGAAGGCCCTACATCATCTGCTACCCTGAAAGATCTGGAG AGCCCGTGCCAAGAACAAGCAGTAGTCCTGGATTCAAGGTCCGTAGAAATCGGTCAACTGAAGAACACCATCAAATCTTTG AAACAACAGAAGAAACAAGTGGAACATCAGCTGGAAGAA gaaaagaaagcaaacaacaagaaacagaaagccaaaagGGTGCTAGAG GTTCAAATCCAGACATTGAACATACAGAAAGAGGAACTAAATACAGACCTGTACCACATGAAACGTTCTCTCAGATACTTTGAAG AAAAGTCCAAGGATCTGGCTGTCCGCCTGCAACATTCATTGCAGCGTAAAGGAGAGTTAGAGAGTGTTCTCTCTGATGTCATGGCCACACAGAAGAAGAAGGCAAACCAG TTGTCCGGCCCCAGTAAAGCACGTACGGAGTGGAAGTTAGAGCAGTCCATGCGGGAGGAGGCACTGCTGAAAGCGCAGCTGACACAG TTGAAGGAGTCATTTCAACAACTCCAATTAGAAAGACATGAGTATGCTGAACATCTAAAAGGAGAGAGGGCCCGGTGGCAGCAGAGGATGAGAAAAATGTCGCAGGAG ATTTGCACATTAAAGAAACAGAAGCAGCAAGATATGCGTCGGGTAGAGAAGCTGGAGAGGAGCTTGTCCAAACTCAAAAACCAGATGG CTGAACCCTTGCCCCCGGAGCCCCCAGCAGTGCCCTCTGAGGTGGAGCTGCAGCACCTGAGGAAGGAACTAGAGAGAGTGGCAGGAGAGCTCCAGGCACAGGTCAAAAACAATCAGCACATGAGTCTCCTGAACCGGCAACAAGAAGAGAGGATTCGGGAGCAGGAAGACAGGCTTTGGAAGCAGGAGGAGAGGCTTCAGGAACAGCACGAGAAGCTTCAGCAGCTGGCCAAGCCACAGAGCGTCTTCGAGGAGCCG aacaatgagaacaaGAGCGCACTGCAGTTGGAGCAGCAAGTAAAGGAGCTACAGGAGAAGCTTGGTGAG GAGCACCTGGAAGCGGCCAGCCAGCAGAACCAGCAGCTAACAGCCCAGCTTAGCCTCATGGCTCTCCCTGGGGAAG GACACGGAGGAGAACATCTGGACAgtgagggggaggaggcacctcaGCCCATGCCGAGTGTCCCAGAGGACCTGGAGAACAGGGAGGCCATG AGCAGCTTTATGGACCACCTGGAGGAGAAGGCAGACCTGAGTGAGCTGgtgaagaaaaaagaactttGCTTCATCCGCCACTGGCGAGAGAGATGCCATCA GAAAATCCATCACCTTTTATCAGAACCAGGGGGCCGTGCCAAAGATGCGGCACTGGGAGGAGGACACCATCAGGCTGGAGCTCAGGGAGGAGATGAAG GTGAAGCTGCTGGAGCTGCAGCAGATGGTATTGCGGCTTACAGCAACTACAACAATGGGCACAGAAAATTCCTGGCCGCTGCCCACAACCCTGCTGATGAGCCCGGTCCAGGAGCCCCAGCTTCCCAGGAGCTTGGGGCTGCAGACAAGCATGGTG ATCTTTGTGAGGTGAGCCTCACCTCCTCTGCCCAAGGAGAGGCCAGGGAGGATCCTCTCCTTGACAAGCCTACTGCACAGCCCATCGTGCAGGACCACCAGGAGCACCCAGGCTTGGGCAGCAACTGCTGTGTGCCGTTCTTTCGCTGGGCTCGGCTGCCAAGAAGAAGGAGataa